The stretch of DNA AAAGACGCGATTTCAGCGGCGCGCATCCGCGAGCGCGGCGCGTAAGGCTTCGATGGCCAGGCTGGCGCAATGCTGTTTGGCGACCGGCAAGCGGCCGAGCGCATCGGCGACATCTTGCTTCGTCATCGCTTCAATCTCGACGAGCGCCCGGCCAATGATCAACTCTGTCAGCACCGAAGCCGCGGCAATCGTCGGCGGGCACCCCGAGGCTTTGACGCGCGCCTCGCTCACACGGTCTCCGTCCAGGCGCACCGTCAGCCGTATGCGATCCATGCAGACTTGATTCGTCACATCGCCGATGCCTGAAGGATGCTCAAGCTCGCCGACGTTGCGCGGATTGGCGATGTGCTCGGCCACCTGCGGCGTGTACATAATTATTGTGAAGGGGAAAACCGCGAAAGGCCGGATTCCATGCCCGTCGCTTCTTCGTCTGGGCGCATCTCGCGCAAGCGAGCGACGATCTCTTCGAGCGCGGCCAGCGCCGTATCGATCTCCTGGCGCGAAGTCAGCGCGCTCAGGCTGACGCGCAAGCTGCCGCGCACCTGCTCGCGCTCAAGGCCCATCGCCGTCAGCACATGGCTCGGCTCTAATGATCCAGAAGCGCACGCCGAGCCGGTAGACACGGCGATGCCCTGCAAATCAAGCGCGATCAGCAAGCTCTCGCCGTCAACCCCGGCGAAGCTCAGGTTCGATATGTTCGGCACTCGCTGCTGCGCGTCGCCGTTCACCTGAACACCATTGATGCGCGCCATCACTGCTTGCTCGAAATCATTTCGCAATTCGCGCATCCGCTCGCCGCGCTCGTCCAGATGCAAGCGCGCGAGCTCGGCGGCGCGGCCCAGGCCGACAATGCCGGCGACATTCTCTGTGCCGGCGCGGCGGTCGCGCTCGTGATGCCCGCCGGTCATCTGCTTTGCCAGGCGCACGCCTTTCTTGATGAACAGCGCGCCAACGCCTTTCGGCCCATGAATCTTGTGCCCCGACAGCGACAGCAGATCAACGCCGAGCCGTTTCACATCAACCGGAATCTTGCCGACCGCTTGCACCGCGTCGGTGTGCAGGTAGAGATGCTTCTGCCCGCGCTCGCGGCGATCACGGACGATGGCGGCGATGGCTTCGAGAGGTTGAATCGCCCCGGTTTCGTTATTGGCGTGCATCACGGAGATCAGTGTCGTGTCGTCAGTGATAGCAGCGCGCAGATCATCTACGCAGACGATGCCGTTAGCTCGCACCGGAAGATAAGTCACTCTCGCGCCTGTCTGTTCGAGGGCCTGACAGGTGGCAAGCACCGCCGGGTGTTCAATCTGCGTGGTGATGAGATGACCGTCGTCGTGCGCCGCGGCGATGCCGCGAATGGCGAGATTATCGGCTTCGGTGCCGCCGCCGACAAAAACGATTTCGCCGGGCGCCGCGTTGATCAGCGCCGCAACCTCGCGGCGGGCGCGCTCGACGATTGCCTTGGCGCGCTGGCCGAAGCCATGCACCGATTGCGCGTTGCCATAGACTTCACTGAAGCAAGGCAACATCGCCTCGATGACTTCGGGCAAGACGGCGGTCGTCGCGCTGTTGTCTAAGTA from Blastocatellia bacterium encodes:
- a CDS encoding iron-sulfur cluster assembly scaffold protein, with product MYTPQVAEHIANPRNVGELEHPSGIGDVTNQVCMDRIRLTVRLDGDRVSEARVKASGCPPTIAAASVLTELIIGRALVEIEAMTKQDVADALGRLPVAKQHCASLAIEALRAALADARR
- a CDS encoding cysteine desulfurase family protein, with the protein product MRVYLDNSATTAVLPEVIEAMLPCFSEVYGNAQSVHGFGQRAKAIVERARREVAALINAAPGEIVFVGGGTEADNLAIRGIAAAHDDGHLITTQIEHPAVLATCQALEQTGARVTYLPVRANGIVCVDDLRAAITDDTTLISVMHANNETGAIQPLEAIAAIVRDRRERGQKHLYLHTDAVQAVGKIPVDVKRLGVDLLSLSGHKIHGPKGVGALFIKKGVRLAKQMTGGHHERDRRAGTENVAGIVGLGRAAELARLHLDERGERMRELRNDFEQAVMARINGVQVNGDAQQRVPNISNLSFAGVDGESLLIALDLQGIAVSTGSACASGSLEPSHVLTAMGLEREQVRGSLRVSLSALTSRQEIDTALAALEEIVARLREMRPDEEATGMESGLSRFSPSQ